The nucleotide sequence CGATTAGCCGAACACCCAGGGAATCGCACACGGTTTTCAGCTCCATCTGCTCATCGCCCATGCTCAGCAGAGAGAACTGCACCTGCATTCACAGTAAGTTTGAGGCATAACTACACTGAACGAGAAGTATAGGTAGGCCCAATAGGCCGAACATGCACGGCCAGCCATTTTCTCGCAGCTACCTGAGCTGAGCTCAGGGGAACACCTCTGGATGCTAGGTAGCTGTGGATCTTCAGAAGCTGCTTCGGCCCGTAATTGCTCACACCCACGGCCCGGACAAGACCCTGAAAACGCCACAAACTTCCAGTCAAATGAATGATAGGAAACGTAGCATGGCGTGGCACTGCACAAATCATAATTCAGAAACTTTGGCCAGTTATGTGTCTGAAGAAATGATAGTCAAATCATACATATGTAGGACTGAATGTGCACTGCACAGAAAGGAGTTCAGAAACTTATATCTATGGCACGATATGATTTGTCTGAAAAAATGGCAACCTTGTCATACATTTCAACTAGACCGTCCCAGAGAGCGCGCTCCTGCAGAGGTGCGTAGTTAGCAGTAGACCAATGCAGCTGCCCTATTCCGAGCCGATCGATCTGTAACCTTTCTAATGATGACCTGCAAAAGAGGCACTCCATAAGGTGATTAGAAGCTCAAGGTAATGTAACTGCTCAGATATGCTCCGTCCCAGGTGAGCTATATGTTTCTGCACAAATCCACTGAATGGAGTTGAACAAAAGGAAATATGGCTGATGTACATTAAGCACACAAATTGGAGGAGTACTTGCAGGCGTTGACAAACTGGCCTGACGTCAGTCGCCAAGGATATGCGGCAAACTTAGTTGCGATAATCACATCATCTGGAGACTTTATTGGCCCTATGACAATACAAGGGCATACAAAGTGTCATAAATTTTAAGCCATAGAAATGATAGATAAAGTTTTGGTTCTCGGTTGCTGAATTCATTTTAAGCAAATTATGCTATCCAACGATCCAAACCTTGGCACTCGCGGATAAATTTGCCGAGTAGCCTTTCGCTTTGGCCATTCAACTTCCCAGTTCCATAAGAGTCGGCGGTGTCGAAAAGGTTTATGCCATTCTTCAGAGCCAAATTGAAACACTCCTGCAGTTCACTATCCATGCTTTCCTGGTAGCCCCAGAGCAGCTGGTTGCCCCATGCCCATGTTCCAAAACCCATGGGGGAAACCGAAAGGGGCCCAACTTTCACCTACATTTGTGAAACAGCAATGTTTCCTTGAGCAGATTTCAGTGAACAAGAGTTGATAACCTAACGTACTAATTGTACAGTCCTCATTTTTTTTCCTGAAGATTGTGTTGCATGTTATGGTTCAGACTGTCATGTGAGCATACAAGAGCAATTAGCGAGTTGGCTTTACAAATTTCTGGACACCGCACTTGTTAAAAGTTGAATGTTGCTCTGGTCCATCAGGACATTGTGGAAGAGGGATAAGAGCTGATCAGGTCAACTAACCCTCTGCTTGTTTTGACGGTGGTCTGATGAATCAACCAACCCTTTTTCTCCTTTTCTCGAGAGGTGCTATCAACCAATTTTACTAGAGACGCTATGTCAGTAGCTTTTCACCCACCTAGAGTTAAAATAAGCGCAGCAACAGCAAACTTCTGTCAAGCCTCTAACCGTTCTCATGCGATGTGGAACTTTTGGGTCGCCGTGCACGGCTTCGGTAAAGAGGAACGGCAGAATCAGAATGCATATCGACAATAGCTCTGAACCAAACGAACATGGACTTTTTTCCGTTTGATCCGCAGCCCCTGGGACACCACAGATTAAagtactgctactgctactgctaatCTAATCGCGTTCCTGCCTCGTGAACAAGTGTGGGTGTGTGCGAATTCAGACGGAACATGAAGTTTGTCCTCGTGTCTCATCTACTCGCCATGTTCTTTGATGGCGAGCTGTACTGTACTGTAGGTTCAGCACAGCTCATGTCATGTCGTGAAATCAGCAACGCAGTGTGGAAGAGAGGGTGCTGTGTAACCATTCAATGTTGTGTCGATAGTCTGATGCTGTGTCAAAAACTGCAAGCAACCCCTGCATGCCTGCTTCACAGTTCACGGCGCAAGTGCTACTATAGTTTAAGGCTCTGGAATTCTGGATAAGCAAGACTGCAATGTTTATCAAAAACAGCGGAAGTGCTCCGATGGTTGCGCGACTCTAGCTCGTCGCTATGAAATTCATGCAAAATCGATGTGAAATCGCCGCATTCCAACCGGTATAAATATGCACGACATGTTTTAGGAGAGCTGGCGTGTCGGGACCTTTTGCCACGGCCAGAAGAGGGGTCCGAGGCGCAGcgccgcggcgggcggcggcggtgacgaaGGTCGCCGGAGGAGTACGCCTCCGCCGTGCGGCTGCGACGAGAAAGGCGTCGCCggcgccgccttggcagccggcAGAGCCATCGTCGGTGGAGGGTgaagagggagggaggaggcgcgtTCGTTCGTGTCCGTTCGTCTCGCGATAAAACCCCGTTCGTTTCGATGCGGCACGCGTTGCGTTTTACTGGCATGTGCATCGCACGTGatctccttttttccttttaaaactAGTAAACTTGCATGCTATTAACATAcaaatgatctaaatgctcttatattagtttacaaagggagtatcaAACATTTGTAGTTAGCTGTGCTATTCTCCACAATAAATAAATGAAAATGTAATCTGTGCAATGAATAAGGATTATCTTGAGGGTACATCATCTTTGCAAAATATTTATGTGATAGCAACTTAATTATATGAAGTACATTGCTTGACTATTACCAAAAAAATGAAAGCTGATTTGTAACTTTGCCTTGTATCTTGAGCCTCTGGACATTAGAGTGCAAACTTTCTGTTGACATGTTCTTGTGGCGGTAGTCCATGAAAATGCCTATGGACGTAACAAGATTATTTGGAATGCTCGCGGCCTGCACTTACAGTTTACAAATATCAGCTAATGATACAATGATGTCCTATAATAAAACCAGTTTCTCAACAAATAATCTCATCTAGCATCTGAATCAAATCTCATGCACCATGCATTATTTGTAGATGGGGAAGAACAAGTCTACGGAAACCAAAAAAAGGTTTCGGTAAT is from Triticum aestivum cultivar Chinese Spring chromosome 1B, IWGSC CS RefSeq v2.1, whole genome shotgun sequence and encodes:
- the LOC123124501 gene encoding pyridoxal reductase, chloroplastic → MALPAAKAAPATPFSSQPHGGGVLLRRPSSPPPPAAALRLGPLFWPWQKVKVGPLSVSPMGFGTWAWGNQLLWGYQESMDSELQECFNLALKNGINLFDTADSYGTGKLNGQSERLLGKFIRECQGPIKSPDDVIIATKFAAYPWRLTSGQFVNACKSSLERLQIDRLGIGQLHWSTANYAPLQERALWDGLVEMYDKGLVRAVGVSNYGPKQLLKIHSYLASRGVPLSSAQVQFSLLSMGDEQMELKTVCDSLGVRLIAYSPLGLGMLTGKYDASNLPNGPRSVLFRQILPGLESLLSCLKSIADRKGKTMSQVAINWCICNGAIPIPGVKTVRHVEDNLGALGWRLSPDEISELEAAAMECPKKMVQNIFQTA